In Apium graveolens cultivar Ventura chromosome 10, ASM990537v1, whole genome shotgun sequence, the following are encoded in one genomic region:
- the LOC141692561 gene encoding ADP-ribosylation factor yields MGLSFTKLFSRLFAKKEMRILMVGLDAAGKTTILYKLKLGEIVTTIPTIGFNVETVEYKNISFTVWDVGGQDKIRPLWRHYFQNTQGLIFVVDSNDRDRVVEARDELHRMLNEDELRDAVLLVFANKQDLPNAMNAAEITDKLGLHSLRQRHWYIQSTCATSGEGLYEGLDWLSNNIANKA; encoded by the exons ATGGGGTTGTCATTTACCAAACTCTTCAGTCGGCTTTTTGCCAAGAAAGAGATGCGCATACTGATGGTGGGTCTCGACGCAGCTGGTAAAACAACCATTTTGTACAAGCTCAAGCTGGGAGAGATCGTAACTACAATTCCTACAATTG GATTTAATGTGGAGACTGTGGAATATAAGAACATCAGTTTCACTGTCTGGGATGTTGGAGGCCAGGACAAG ATCCGTCCTTTGTGGAGACATTACTTTCAAAATACTCAGGGCCTCATTTTCGTGGTTGATAGCAATGATCGAGATCGTGTAGTTGAAGCCAGAGATGAGCTGCACAGAATGCTTAATGAG GATGAATTGAGGGATGCAGTCCTACTTGTATTTGCCAATAAGCAAGATCTTCCGAATGCAATGAATGCTGCTGAGATCACGGATAAACTTGGACTTCATTCTCTTCGTCAGCGCCATTG GTACATTCAGAGCACATGCGCGACTTCGGGTGAAGGTTTATACGAGGGTCTGGACTGGCTCTCGAATAACATCGCAAACAAG GCTTAG
- the LOC141689140 gene encoding galactinol synthase 1-like yields MAPELARTNGSVVMHKPSIRHDRAYVTFLAGNGDYVKGVVGLAKGLRKVKTMYPLVVAVLPDVPLEHCRVLAEHGCIVREIEPVYPPDNQTQFAMAYYVINYSKLRIWEFVEHSKMIYLDGDIQVYDNIDHLFDLPDGYFYGVMDCFCEKTWSHTPQYKIGHCQQCPDKVTWPVGEWGAPPELYFNAGMFVFEPNFSTYRRLLQALKITPLTPFAEQDFLNMFFRDLYRPIPLVYNLVLAMLWRHPENVELDKVKVVHYCAAGSKPWRYTGKEEHMDREDIKMLVNKWWDIYNDESLDHKKKTLVPSADRVNLLTVALSGSAPALAAPAAESHSNIVYM; encoded by the exons CCGGAACTTGCGAGAACAAATGGTTCGGTCGTGATGCATAAGCCCTCGATTCGACATGATAGGGCTTATGTCACGTTTTTAGCTGGAAATGGTGACTATGTGAAAGGTGTTGTAGGGTTAGCCAAGGGTTTACGTAAGGTAAAGACGATGTATCCGCTTGTGGTTGCGGTTTTGCCTGATGTTCCGCTGGAACATTGTCGTGTTCTAGCGGAACAtggttgtattgttagggaaatTGAACCTGTTTATCCGCCGGATAATCAAACTCAGTTTGCCATGGCTTATTATGTGATCAACTACTCCAAGTTACGTATTTGGGAG TTTGTGGAGCATAGCAAGATGATATATTTGGATGGAGATATTCAAGTTTATGATAACATTGACCATCTATTTGACTTGCCGGATGGCTACTTTTATGGCGTGATGGACTGCTTCTGTGAGAAAACATGGAGCCACACGCCTCAATACAAGATAGGGCACTGCCAGCAATGTCCCGATAAAGTGACGTGGCCTGTCGGAGAGTGGGGGGCACCACCTGAGCTTTATTTTAATGCTGGCATGTTTGTGTTTGAACCAAATTTTTCTACTTACAGACGTCTATTGCAAGCTCTTAAGATCACTCCACTTACACCTTTTGCTGAACAG GATTTTTTAAATATGTTCTTTAGGGATTTGTACAGACCAATTCCGTTAGTTTACAATCTTGTTCTCGCAATGTTATGGCGGCATCCAGAAAACGTGGAACTTGATAAAGTGAAAGTTGTACACTACTGTGCAGCG GGGTCTAAACCGTGGAGGTACACCGGAAAAGAAGAACATATGGATAGGGAAGATATCAAAATGCTGGTAAACAAATGGTGGGATATTTACAATGATGAATCATTAGATCACAAGAAGAAAACGCTGGTCCCGAGTGCAGACCGTGTGAACCTTTTGACAGTTGCTCTTTCGGGTTCTGCCCCCGCGCTCGCAGCACCAGCAGCGGAATCTCATAGTAACATAGTGTATATGTAA